In Acidobacteriota bacterium, one genomic interval encodes:
- a CDS encoding dehydrogenase E1 component subunit alpha/beta, with protein sequence MAPKTETPKKKLDGLDRRQLLDLYRTMLISRKVDDKEIQLKRQNKIFFQINGVGHEAIGAAVGHVFKPGKDWFFFYYRDRAASAGLGLSAYEMFLQAAGTPEDAQSGGRQMPAHFSSRPLNIANTSSPTGTQFLQAVGAAEAGRYGGNIEGTDVDRADDEVVLVTTGDGTTSQGEFWESLNTASNMKLPVVYLVEDNGFAISVPVADQTPGGSISKLVAAYPNFHIEDVDGCDVVASVKALERAHKHCRQGKGPALIHASVIRPYSHSLSDDESHYKTAAEREKEAARDPLVTFPRLLVEKGIVDEEVLTALDQQLDEEIQQAADRAFEASRPEPESALRWVYSEDVDPTSSLFESQPATDGQPTTMVDLINSCMRDEMRRDPRILLFGEDVADARPEALDEVKGKGGVFKVTWGLQREFGATRVFNSPLAEANIVGRAIGQALRGLRPVVEIQFFDYIWPAYHQIRNELATMRWRSADAFSCPVVIRVPYGGYIRGGAIYHSQSGASLLTHNPGLRVVCPSNALDANGLLRTAIRADDPVLFLEHKHLYRQTYNKGVYPGPDYMIPFGKAHRVQEGDDITIVTYGATVHRSVQALRGLRDEGITADILDLRTLSPVDWDSIRDSVRKTSKCLVLYEDAKSWGYGAEIAARLSEEMYTELDGPVRRLAATDTFVGYAPELEDFILPQVADIQDAVRDLVNW encoded by the coding sequence GTGGCGCCGAAGACTGAGACTCCAAAAAAGAAGCTTGATGGGTTGGACCGACGGCAACTTCTCGATCTCTACCGGACCATGTTGATCTCGCGAAAGGTCGACGACAAGGAGATCCAGCTCAAGCGACAGAACAAGATCTTCTTCCAGATCAACGGTGTCGGCCACGAGGCGATCGGCGCGGCCGTCGGCCACGTGTTCAAGCCGGGGAAGGACTGGTTCTTCTTTTACTACCGTGATCGAGCCGCCTCCGCAGGCCTTGGCCTGTCCGCCTACGAGATGTTCCTGCAGGCCGCCGGAACCCCCGAGGACGCCCAGAGTGGCGGTCGCCAGATGCCGGCCCATTTCTCTTCTCGACCGCTCAACATCGCCAATACGTCCTCTCCGACAGGCACCCAGTTCCTGCAAGCCGTCGGTGCCGCAGAGGCCGGTCGCTATGGCGGCAACATCGAGGGAACCGACGTCGACCGAGCCGACGACGAAGTCGTTCTCGTGACCACCGGCGATGGGACGACGTCCCAGGGCGAGTTCTGGGAATCGCTTAACACCGCATCCAACATGAAGCTGCCGGTGGTCTACCTGGTCGAGGACAACGGGTTCGCGATCTCCGTCCCGGTTGCCGACCAGACCCCGGGCGGCAGCATCAGCAAGCTGGTCGCCGCCTATCCGAATTTCCACATCGAAGACGTCGACGGCTGCGACGTCGTCGCCAGCGTGAAGGCCCTCGAACGGGCACACAAACATTGTCGCCAGGGCAAGGGGCCGGCGTTGATCCACGCCAGTGTGATCCGTCCCTATAGCCATTCGCTATCCGACGACGAGAGCCACTACAAGACCGCGGCGGAGCGCGAGAAGGAGGCCGCCCGCGACCCCCTGGTGACCTTCCCCCGCCTTCTCGTCGAGAAGGGCATCGTCGACGAAGAGGTGTTGACCGCGCTGGACCAACAACTCGATGAAGAGATCCAACAGGCGGCTGACCGTGCGTTCGAGGCGTCGCGTCCCGAGCCCGAGTCGGCGCTTCGCTGGGTCTACTCCGAGGATGTCGACCCGACCTCCTCGTTGTTCGAAAGCCAACCGGCCACCGATGGACAACCGACGACGATGGTCGATCTGATCAACAGCTGCATGCGGGACGAGATGCGTCGCGACCCCAGAATCCTCTTGTTCGGCGAGGACGTCGCGGACGCTCGACCGGAAGCGTTGGACGAGGTGAAGGGCAAGGGCGGTGTGTTCAAGGTGACATGGGGCCTGCAGCGCGAGTTTGGTGCGACCCGCGTCTTCAACTCCCCTCTCGCCGAGGCAAACATCGTCGGCCGCGCCATCGGTCAGGCCCTTCGAGGTCTGCGTCCGGTGGTCGAGATCCAGTTCTTTGACTACATCTGGCCCGCCTACCATCAGATCCGCAACGAGCTGGCGACGATGCGCTGGCGATCCGCCGATGCGTTCAGTTGCCCGGTCGTGATCCGCGTGCCGTATGGCGGCTACATTCGCGGCGGGGCCATTTATCACAGTCAATCCGGCGCCTCGCTTCTGACCCACAACCCCGGCCTACGGGTTGTCTGTCCGTCAAACGCGCTCGACGCCAACGGACTCCTGCGCACCGCCATCCGGGCGGACGATCCCGTCCTGTTCCTCGAGCACAAGCACCTGTATCGCCAGACCTACAACAAGGGTGTCTATCCGGGACCCGACTACATGATCCCGTTCGGGAAGGCCCACCGTGTCCAGGAAGGCGACGACATCACCATCGTGACCTACGGCGCGACGGTCCATCGGTCGGTGCAGGCACTCCGTGGGCTGCGGGACGAGGGCATCACTGCCGACATCCTCGATCTCAGGACGCTATCGCCTGTCGACTGGGACTCCATCCGGGACTCCGTACGAAAGACCAGCAAGTGTCTCGTCCTCTACGAGGATGCGAAGTCATGGGGCTATGGAGCGGAGATCGCTGCGCGTCTATCGGAGGAGATGTACACGGAGCTCGACGGACCCGTGCGTCGGCTGGCCGCCACCGATACGTTCGTCGGCTACGCGCCGGAGCTGGAAGATTTCATCCTGCCGCAGGTCGCCGACATTCAGGATGCCGTTCGCGATCTCGTCAACTGGTAG
- the rpsR gene encoding 30S ribosomal protein S18 encodes MMAMRGGPRGRGAGGKGGYGRRRFLFRRRKYCKFCEAKTQWIDHKDLKTLQNYTPERSKILPRRISGTCAKHQRQLMQAIKRARMIALLPFSSD; translated from the coding sequence ATGATGGCGATGCGTGGTGGACCCCGCGGACGGGGTGCTGGCGGAAAAGGTGGCTATGGACGGCGGCGGTTTCTCTTTCGTCGTCGGAAGTACTGCAAGTTCTGCGAAGCGAAGACACAATGGATCGACCACAAGGACCTCAAGACGCTGCAGAACTACACACCTGAGCGTTCGAAGATCTTGCCTCGGCGGATCTCTGGGACCTGTGCCAAACACCAACGGCAATTGATGCAGGCGATCAAGCGGGCTCGCATGATCGCGCTCTTGCCCTTCTCCAGCGACTAG
- a CDS encoding biotin/lipoyl-binding protein, with protein MSSSPDLVYAELECVVEETEQGLQVIAPAIGWWVGPPAVGTRVTSDDAVGILERLHRRFRLVLPRHVGGRVVDGVAGKRTRVAIAYGERLLTLDRSAALVTDDNDAAINTASSGRTIQILAPTAGVFYCRSGPDRPPFVTVGDAVVVGQPVGLLEVMKTFSQIVFSEEDGCREARVSEILVTDGQEVRAGQHLLTLEPGEA; from the coding sequence GTGAGTTCGTCGCCCGACCTGGTGTACGCCGAGCTGGAGTGCGTCGTCGAAGAGACCGAGCAGGGACTTCAGGTAATTGCCCCGGCGATCGGCTGGTGGGTCGGGCCACCAGCGGTCGGAACACGAGTCACGTCCGACGACGCAGTGGGTATCCTGGAGCGGCTTCATCGACGATTCCGACTCGTGTTACCACGCCACGTCGGAGGGCGGGTCGTTGACGGGGTGGCGGGTAAGCGAACGCGTGTCGCGATCGCCTACGGCGAGAGACTACTGACCCTCGACAGGAGCGCGGCGCTCGTCACCGACGACAACGACGCCGCGATCAACACCGCTTCGTCGGGTAGAACGATCCAGATCCTCGCACCCACCGCCGGTGTGTTTTACTGTCGTTCCGGTCCCGACCGTCCGCCCTTCGTCACCGTAGGCGATGCCGTGGTGGTGGGGCAACCCGTCGGTCTCCTCGAGGTGATGAAGACCTTCAGCCAGATCGTCTTCTCCGAGGAAGACGGCTGCCGCGAAGCCCGCGTCAGCGAGATCCTGGTGACGGACGGCCAGGAGGTGCGAGCCGGTCAACACCTTCTCACGCTCGAACCTGGCGAGGCGTAA
- a CDS encoding acetyl-CoA carboxylase biotin carboxylase subunit has protein sequence MFRRILIANRGEIAQRIIRACRALDVESVVVFSEADRDAPWVASADLAICIGPARSAASYLDGASILIAAEQSDCQAIHPGYGFLSENARFAAQCRQMGIAFIGPPPAAIRKMGDKAIARQTMQALGVPTLVGSSGVLSGLDEAREVATRVGFPVLLKAVSGGGGKGMRRCADADELERGFAEATLEAGTAFGDSSLYLEKFLTSARHVEFQIVVDARGRAIHLGERDCSIQRKHQKLVEESPSPVVSDDVRRKLGKRVADACAALGYRGAGTVEFLRDSDDRYYFMEMNARLQVEHPVTEMVYGVDLVVAQFRIASGQALDPAMVAAGNETRPQRHAMEFRINAEDPVREFAPDPGVIEGLRLPPKQIDGAEVRWDSAVVEGYRIPPHYDSMIGKLIVSGKDREATLAASRKALDAMRITGVHTTIPFHRRLLEDGAFCRGEFDIEFLQRGDLLKSLAIDPATKKE, from the coding sequence TTGTTTCGACGAATCCTGATCGCCAATCGCGGCGAAATCGCTCAGCGCATCATCCGCGCGTGTCGCGCCCTCGACGTGGAGAGCGTGGTCGTCTTTTCGGAGGCCGACCGCGACGCTCCCTGGGTCGCGTCGGCGGATCTCGCGATCTGCATCGGGCCCGCGCGGAGCGCCGCTTCCTATCTGGATGGCGCGTCTATTCTGATCGCTGCCGAGCAGTCCGACTGTCAGGCGATCCACCCGGGGTACGGTTTCCTGTCGGAGAATGCGCGTTTTGCCGCCCAGTGCCGGCAGATGGGGATCGCGTTCATCGGTCCGCCGCCGGCGGCGATCCGGAAGATGGGGGACAAGGCGATCGCTCGACAGACCATGCAGGCTCTGGGAGTGCCGACGTTGGTCGGCTCGTCGGGAGTCCTGTCGGGGCTGGATGAGGCGCGTGAGGTGGCCACCCGCGTGGGGTTTCCCGTTCTGCTGAAGGCCGTCTCCGGTGGAGGGGGCAAGGGGATGCGTCGTTGCGCGGACGCAGACGAACTGGAGCGCGGTTTTGCGGAGGCCACCCTCGAGGCAGGTACGGCGTTCGGCGATTCGAGCCTGTACCTCGAGAAGTTCTTGACCTCTGCACGACACGTCGAGTTTCAGATCGTTGTGGATGCACGCGGGCGGGCTATTCACCTCGGCGAGCGAGACTGCTCGATCCAGAGAAAGCATCAGAAACTTGTCGAAGAGTCCCCGTCGCCCGTGGTGAGTGACGACGTTCGTCGGAAGCTCGGTAAACGGGTCGCCGACGCCTGCGCCGCGTTGGGCTATCGCGGCGCGGGAACGGTCGAGTTCCTTCGGGACTCCGACGATCGTTACTACTTCATGGAGATGAACGCCCGATTGCAGGTCGAGCATCCGGTCACCGAGATGGTTTACGGGGTCGATCTGGTTGTGGCTCAGTTCCGGATCGCCAGTGGGCAGGCCCTCGATCCGGCGATGGTCGCCGCCGGCAATGAGACGCGACCGCAACGGCATGCGATGGAATTCAGGATCAACGCCGAAGACCCGGTTCGGGAGTTCGCGCCCGATCCCGGTGTCATCGAGGGTCTGAGGTTACCGCCGAAGCAGATCGACGGAGCCGAGGTTCGCTGGGACTCGGCCGTTGTCGAGGGCTACCGCATCCCACCGCACTACGATTCGATGATCGGAAAACTTATTGTCTCCGGGAAGGATCGCGAGGCGACTCTGGCCGCTTCGCGCAAGGCGCTGGACGCGATGCGCATCACCGGGGTTCACACGACGATTCCATTCCATCGTAGGCTGTTGGAAGACGGTGCATTCTGCCGTGGGGAGTTCGACATCGAGTTTCTCCAGCGTGGCGATCTACTGAAGTCGCTCGCGATCGATCCTGCGACGAAGAAGGAGTAG
- a CDS encoding glycosyltransferase family 9 protein: MRVLLVHTGFLGDLLLLHPLIRKLAAADAVSTLGFLTTAVGDELYRDLVGVDRIHRFEKRKRRAHVVDLVRLIRTIRGEYDVVLVAHRSHRSGLIARLSGAPQRIGFGRAAGRWAYTRTVPWDGSIHVARRYGKLARPILGDGTVQRGLQLPIDEASLSDVRSMLGDTGVGRGRRLAVVAPGATWATKRWTEAGFVELGQRLVSKGFDVVVSGSAGESSLCRRIASLCEGSISLAGRTGLRHSLALFALADVAVCNDSGSGHLAGAAGCPVVSIFGPTVPEMGYTVFSETVETVQREGLDCRPCHRHGPARCPLRHHDCVKTVESGAVWAAVERVRRSLDLAHAPGIRRQRLANNAHRSS; this comes from the coding sequence GTGCGTGTTCTACTGGTCCACACGGGTTTCCTCGGTGATCTCCTGTTGCTGCATCCGCTTATTCGCAAGCTGGCGGCTGCCGACGCGGTCTCGACCCTCGGGTTCCTGACGACGGCGGTCGGCGACGAGTTGTATCGAGACCTGGTGGGTGTGGATCGTATTCACCGCTTCGAAAAGCGTAAGCGTCGCGCCCACGTGGTGGATCTTGTGCGGCTCATTCGCACGATCCGAGGGGAGTACGACGTCGTGCTCGTGGCCCACCGATCGCATCGGAGCGGCCTGATCGCTCGGTTGTCCGGAGCTCCGCAACGCATCGGATTCGGGCGGGCCGCCGGGCGTTGGGCCTACACCCGTACCGTTCCGTGGGATGGATCGATCCATGTGGCGCGTCGCTACGGCAAACTGGCCCGGCCGATTCTCGGCGACGGGACCGTACAACGGGGACTGCAGCTGCCGATTGACGAAGCGTCGTTGAGCGACGTCCGTTCGATGCTTGGCGACACCGGAGTGGGTCGGGGGCGCCGGCTGGCCGTGGTGGCCCCGGGGGCCACCTGGGCGACAAAACGTTGGACGGAAGCGGGCTTCGTCGAGCTGGGGCAGCGCCTCGTTTCGAAAGGGTTTGACGTCGTGGTGAGCGGGTCGGCGGGCGAGTCGTCGCTCTGCCGTCGGATCGCTTCCCTATGCGAGGGCTCCATTAGCCTTGCGGGGCGCACCGGGCTTCGTCACTCGTTGGCTCTCTTCGCCCTGGCCGATGTGGCGGTCTGCAATGACAGCGGCTCGGGACATCTGGCCGGTGCCGCCGGCTGCCCGGTGGTCAGCATCTTCGGGCCGACCGTCCCCGAAATGGGTTACACGGTGTTCAGCGAAACCGTAGAGACGGTCCAACGCGAGGGTCTTGATTGCCGTCCTTGCCATCGGCACGGTCCCGCGCGTTGCCCGTTACGCCATCACGACTGCGTCAAGACGGTCGAAAGTGGGGCGGTCTGGGCCGCGGTAGAGCGGGTCCGTCGATCCCTGGACTTAGCCCACGCGCCCGGGATACGCCGACAGCGCCTCGCCAACAATGCGCATCGATCGAGTTAG
- a CDS encoding propionyl-CoA carboxylase — MGRERQQWLPDDEFESRREAMETRIRELTTLRDDVQAGWGEKYHARVREKGKLTTWDRIEALRDPDSEVFPVGSLVNHGEEFGGRTSPGAGVVTAFVQIEGRFCVVIANDNTVASGSWWPQTPEKTQRAQEMALRLRLPVVYLVDCSGLFLPEQARTFPGQYGAGGIFRMNSLLSDAGVPQIAGVHGDCIAGGGYMPIISDIVYMTEQAYMVIAGAALIKGAKSKEITSLDIGGADVHVHLSRCADHRVPDDETLLLRIREEVRRLPGTAADYYRYGEDPAEPHWAPQDLDGLFPEDHRMVYDVREVLARLVDNSLFWEMFPDVGKEMVCGVGRVGGLYAGFIANNPELTSDPDDPSVPRPGGILYRDGIAKISQFSRCCNDDGIPIIWLQDVSGFDIGVEAERQGLLGYGSSLIYTNSTNTVPMFTVLLRKASGAGYYAMAGLPYQPVVQLATPMTRLAVMEGRTLAIAAYRTKLDEQFKVLEGDDAESTREGMARTEARIQEDMNPVAAAARRDVDEIITPGEIRPWLEALVRMAYQSTGYRRVKNPRIWSLHDQARLQS, encoded by the coding sequence ATGGGACGTGAACGGCAGCAGTGGCTGCCGGATGACGAGTTCGAGTCACGTCGTGAAGCGATGGAGACTCGAATCCGGGAGCTGACGACGTTGCGTGACGACGTTCAGGCCGGATGGGGCGAGAAGTACCACGCACGGGTCAGAGAGAAGGGCAAGCTGACCACCTGGGATCGGATCGAGGCTCTGCGGGATCCCGACTCGGAAGTGTTTCCGGTAGGCTCGCTCGTGAACCACGGCGAGGAGTTCGGCGGACGCACCTCACCCGGGGCCGGCGTCGTCACCGCGTTCGTCCAGATCGAGGGGCGATTCTGCGTCGTCATCGCCAACGACAACACGGTGGCATCGGGCTCCTGGTGGCCACAGACGCCGGAGAAGACACAGCGCGCCCAGGAAATGGCCCTGCGACTCCGTCTCCCTGTTGTCTATCTCGTCGACTGCTCGGGGTTGTTCTTGCCCGAACAGGCGCGGACGTTTCCCGGTCAATACGGTGCCGGGGGCATCTTCCGTATGAACTCCCTGCTGTCCGACGCCGGGGTGCCACAGATCGCCGGTGTTCATGGGGATTGTATCGCCGGTGGCGGATATATGCCGATCATCAGCGACATCGTCTACATGACGGAGCAGGCGTACATGGTGATCGCGGGCGCCGCGCTGATCAAGGGTGCCAAGTCGAAAGAGATCACCTCCCTCGATATCGGGGGCGCGGATGTTCATGTGCATCTGTCTCGTTGTGCCGATCATCGGGTCCCTGATGACGAGACGCTGTTGTTGAGAATCCGTGAGGAGGTTCGTCGCCTCCCAGGCACCGCCGCCGACTACTACCGCTACGGGGAAGATCCGGCAGAACCGCACTGGGCCCCGCAGGATCTCGACGGGCTGTTTCCGGAAGATCATCGGATGGTCTACGACGTGCGAGAGGTGTTGGCGCGACTCGTGGACAACTCGTTGTTCTGGGAGATGTTTCCCGATGTGGGCAAAGAGATGGTCTGCGGGGTGGGCCGGGTCGGCGGCCTGTACGCCGGCTTCATCGCAAACAATCCCGAGCTGACTTCCGATCCCGATGACCCTTCCGTGCCACGTCCCGGGGGCATCCTTTATCGCGACGGCATCGCGAAGATCTCGCAGTTCTCTCGTTGTTGCAACGACGACGGGATCCCGATCATCTGGCTTCAGGACGTCTCGGGATTCGATATCGGCGTCGAGGCCGAACGTCAGGGACTGCTGGGCTACGGATCGAGTCTGATCTACACCAACTCGACCAACACCGTTCCGATGTTCACGGTTCTCCTACGGAAGGCGTCGGGGGCGGGGTATTACGCGATGGCCGGATTGCCGTATCAGCCGGTGGTGCAGTTGGCGACACCGATGACTCGACTGGCGGTCATGGAAGGGCGAACGTTGGCGATCGCCGCCTACCGCACCAAGCTGGACGAGCAGTTCAAGGTGCTGGAGGGTGACGACGCGGAGAGCACGCGGGAGGGAATGGCCCGTACCGAAGCTCGAATTCAAGAGGACATGAATCCGGTGGCGGCGGCCGCGCGACGGGATGTGGATGAGATCATCACGCCCGGCGAGATACGCCCGTGGTTGGAGGCCCTCGTCAGGATGGCCTACCAGTCGACCGGCTATCGACGAGTGAAGAATCCTCGCATCTGGTCCCTCCACGATCAGGCGAGGTTGCAATCGTGA
- the rplI gene encoding 50S ribosomal protein L9: MKVILREHVDNLGVRGEVVSVARGYARNYLIPKQMAWEATPGNMKQVQHQRKQWAAVEVREIEVAQAMVDRLSALKLTTTRKAGESGTLYGSVTNGDIAELLAAEGVTVGRRKLIISSPIKMLGTFEIGVRLHPKLNGAVKLIVDAEGGRVADTGTTIDEPKEVDPEDDDRSDDAKTESADSSSDTEVAEA; this comes from the coding sequence ATGAAAGTGATTCTTCGAGAGCACGTCGACAATCTGGGCGTACGAGGCGAGGTCGTCTCGGTTGCGCGTGGATACGCTCGAAACTATCTCATTCCAAAGCAGATGGCCTGGGAGGCGACTCCCGGCAACATGAAACAGGTTCAGCATCAACGGAAGCAGTGGGCGGCGGTGGAGGTCCGGGAGATCGAGGTCGCCCAGGCGATGGTCGACCGGCTTTCCGCGCTGAAACTGACAACGACCCGTAAGGCCGGCGAGAGCGGTACGCTCTACGGCTCCGTGACCAACGGCGACATCGCCGAACTTCTCGCAGCCGAGGGTGTCACCGTGGGTCGTCGCAAGCTGATCATCAGCAGCCCGATCAAGATGCTGGGTACGTTCGAGATCGGGGTTCGACTGCATCCGAAACTGAACGGCGCGGTGAAACTGATCGTCGATGCCGAGGGCGGTAGAGTCGCCGATACGGGGACCACCATCGATGAACCGAAGGAAGTCGATCCCGAGGATGACGACCGATCCGACGACGCCAAGACCGAAAGCGCGGATAGCTCGAGCGACACCGAGGTAGCGGAGGCGTGA
- a CDS encoding VanZ family protein, translated as MSILQRLWLWAPVVLFMAYVLSLQGDEDLPFVDSLWDKGVHFGAFCLFGFLCLRATHGGLRRLPAARPTWIAAAIAISFGVIDEWRQVYLPGRYASVYDSVADALGVLLSVVLWLRVLPIRVNRGRKR; from the coding sequence GTGAGCATCCTCCAACGGCTCTGGCTCTGGGCGCCGGTGGTGTTGTTCATGGCCTACGTCCTCTCGCTCCAGGGCGACGAAGATCTGCCGTTCGTCGATTCGCTCTGGGATAAGGGCGTTCATTTTGGCGCATTCTGTCTGTTCGGGTTTCTGTGTCTGCGGGCGACTCACGGTGGCCTGCGCCGATTGCCTGCGGCTCGGCCGACATGGATCGCGGCCGCTATCGCGATCTCGTTCGGGGTGATCGATGAATGGCGGCAGGTCTATCTGCCGGGGCGCTACGCGAGTGTGTACGATAGCGTGGCCGATGCTCTAGGGGTACTCCTGTCCGTCGTTCTGTGGCTGAGAGTTCTACCGATCAGAGTCAACCGGGGTAGGAAGAGATGA
- a CDS encoding PQQ-binding-like beta-propeller repeat protein, whose amino-acid sequence RTDPDGWLVAEKRCGSCRRGWRRLWRLRVSGHTPAPPLVDDRRIVFASLDNQIYGVRRRNGHRLWVADLGQRISRSLVSAPIEDIDHPEGAEAKVILVIPDDGRKMLALDPLNGSTAATYSLSNPDDRLVGSPVVTPNGLILVARQGYDPRSASVVVLSLVPPDREDGDDVGEENGYNDGSDRAAASPETP is encoded by the coding sequence ATCGGACCGATCCCGACGGCTGGCTCGTTGCCGAGAAGCGCTGCGGGTCGTGTCGTCGGGGCTGGCGACGGCTGTGGAGGCTTCGGGTGTCCGGACACACACCGGCGCCCCCCCTGGTCGATGATCGGCGGATTGTCTTCGCTTCACTGGACAACCAGATCTACGGCGTCCGTCGGCGAAACGGGCATCGTCTATGGGTGGCCGATCTGGGACAGCGAATCTCCCGCTCCCTCGTCTCGGCACCGATCGAGGATATCGATCACCCCGAAGGGGCGGAGGCCAAGGTCATCCTCGTGATCCCCGACGACGGACGCAAGATGCTGGCCCTCGACCCCCTGAACGGCTCCACGGCGGCCACTTACAGCCTCAGCAACCCCGACGATCGCCTGGTCGGTTCCCCCGTCGTCACCCCGAATGGGCTGATTCTCGTCGCCCGACAGGGCTACGACCCCCGTTCCGCCTCGGTGGTCGTGCTCTCGCTCGTCCCGCCCGATCGGGAGGATGGCGACGACGTAGGGGAAGAAAATGGCTATAATGACGGATCTGACCGAGCGGCCGCGTCACCCGAGACCCCCTGA
- a CDS encoding pyridoxal phosphate-dependent aminotransferase: MKISHRALNMPASPIRRLAPFAVEARERGRTVYGLNIGQPDIATPPEILERLRNFDQTNVAYGPSQGLPEFIDAIKRYYDRWELGYAHDEIFVTTGGSEALLFVFAAIADPGDEVLVFEPFYTNYTGFAELIGVRTVPITTHGSDGYHLPSAETIESKIGPRTKAIVLCSPNNPTGTVYSDEEMERIGALCRRHDLFLISDEVYREFTYDGLRHRSAATLAGIEDRVILTDSLSKRVSLCGARVGWIATHHRGVLDAALKFGQARLCPPTLGQWIGAAFMDISPDYMDGVIREYESRRNTVLDGLAAIDGVRVQKPEGAFYLCVGLPVDNAQKFAEFLLQDFHLENETVMVAPGDGFYATEGRGQDEIRIAYVLNRESLTRSMRIVGEALSAYPGRVG, translated from the coding sequence GTGAAGATCTCTCATCGCGCCCTGAACATGCCCGCGTCACCCATTCGCCGGCTTGCGCCGTTTGCCGTGGAGGCCCGAGAGCGTGGCAGGACGGTCTATGGCCTCAATATCGGCCAACCGGATATCGCTACACCTCCGGAGATCCTTGAGCGGCTACGCAACTTCGATCAAACGAATGTGGCCTACGGGCCTTCGCAGGGATTACCGGAATTCATCGACGCGATCAAGCGTTACTACGATCGCTGGGAACTGGGTTACGCCCATGATGAGATCTTCGTGACCACCGGCGGCAGCGAAGCCCTACTGTTCGTTTTTGCCGCGATCGCCGACCCGGGTGACGAGGTTCTGGTCTTCGAACCGTTCTATACGAACTACACGGGATTCGCGGAACTGATCGGCGTCCGGACGGTGCCGATCACGACTCACGGTTCCGACGGCTACCATCTTCCGTCGGCGGAGACGATCGAGAGCAAGATCGGCCCGCGGACCAAGGCCATCGTGCTCTGTTCGCCCAACAACCCCACTGGGACCGTGTACAGCGACGAAGAGATGGAGCGCATCGGCGCACTGTGCCGACGTCACGATCTGTTCCTGATCTCCGACGAGGTCTATCGAGAGTTTACCTACGACGGTCTCCGACATCGGAGCGCCGCAACGCTGGCGGGCATCGAGGATCGCGTCATCCTCACGGACAGCCTATCGAAGCGTGTCTCTCTCTGTGGTGCCAGGGTCGGATGGATCGCGACCCACCATCGCGGTGTGCTGGACGCCGCGTTGAAGTTCGGTCAGGCGCGTCTCTGCCCCCCGACCCTTGGGCAATGGATCGGTGCGGCGTTCATGGACATCTCACCGGACTACATGGACGGCGTGATCCGCGAGTACGAGAGTCGACGTAACACCGTTCTCGACGGGCTCGCAGCCATCGATGGCGTACGCGTCCAGAAGCCGGAAGGTGCCTTCTACCTCTGCGTCGGACTCCCCGTCGATAACGCCCAGAAGTTTGCCGAGTTCCTTCTGCAGGACTTTCACCTCGAGAACGAGACTGTCATGGTGGCGCCCGGAGATGGCTTCTACGCCACCGAGGGACGTGGTCAGGACGAGATCCGGATCGCATACGTACTCAACCGCGAGTCGCTAACTCGATCGATGCGCATTGTTGGCGAGGCGCTGTCGGCGTATCCCGGGCGCGTGGGCTAA
- the rpsF gene encoding 30S ribosomal protein S6, with the protein MALYETLFITPPTLSEEDEKATVDALLDVVNSGGGDLVTCDRMGRRRLGFPIRKHEDGVYIRFLYDADSEVPKELERRIRLSDQVLRSLTVLLEREWAADARKRAAEEIIRREEAKVEEARRAAEAEAEAKAKAEAGEDAEASAEATESTDTVKTPESPEVSEPATAEVSEAFETSDTASAEAVAKPKEGE; encoded by the coding sequence ATGGCTCTGTACGAAACTCTCTTTATCACCCCGCCCACCCTGTCAGAGGAAGACGAGAAGGCGACCGTTGACGCGTTGCTCGATGTCGTCAACAGCGGCGGTGGTGACCTTGTCACCTGTGATCGCATGGGTCGACGCCGACTCGGATTCCCCATCCGCAAGCATGAGGACGGTGTCTATATCCGTTTCCTCTACGATGCCGACTCCGAGGTTCCCAAGGAACTCGAACGTCGCATCCGGCTCTCGGATCAGGTGCTTCGATCGTTGACCGTCCTCCTCGAGCGCGAATGGGCGGCCGATGCTCGCAAACGCGCGGCCGAGGAGATCATTCGCCGCGAAGAGGCGAAGGTCGAAGAGGCTCGGCGCGCCGCAGAGGCTGAAGCCGAGGCCAAGGCCAAGGCAGAAGCCGGCGAAGATGCCGAAGCGTCCGCTGAGGCAACGGAGTCGACCGACACGGTCAAGACTCCCGAGAGCCCCGAAGTGTCCGAGCCCGCAACCGCTGAAGTCAGCGAGGCCTTTGAGACGTCGGACACGGCCAGTGCCGAGGCCGTCGCAAAACCCAAGGAAGGTGAATGA